From Rhodococcus sp. B7740, one genomic window encodes:
- a CDS encoding GGDEF domain-containing protein, with protein sequence MHKSTRPLHRLIRVVFASCVALYAAVSMLMLASPNGPTGSGPVAYVIFILVLQFAAILWLLVGPLPDRKWQLVAFLVFGDVGLASVILLDVPTSALIGTFLFALTGSMCTFFLGPRLLVAHLVFANLVIVYIGAAAYVQGLWGPWDAIAAVLVAAGATSGVPIFAQIAWSLVCEDARQSEIDPLTRMKNRRGLQNAIEDLRMVAHREQLAFVLVLVDIDRFKSVNDRYGHDQGDAVIVLVADRLRDHLGKVGVVARTGGEEFVAVLVGEAEQLCDLVLDVSGTLTDCSDPIPVTVSAGAVVIAPDSEAWSSGVDVVNDATRAADSLMYRAKADGGNRTMLETM encoded by the coding sequence GTGCACAAGTCGACTCGTCCGCTGCACCGGCTGATCCGAGTCGTGTTCGCGAGCTGTGTGGCTCTGTACGCCGCCGTGTCGATGTTGATGCTGGCGTCACCGAACGGGCCGACCGGATCGGGTCCGGTTGCCTACGTGATCTTCATCCTGGTTCTGCAGTTCGCCGCGATCCTGTGGTTGCTGGTCGGGCCGCTACCGGACCGCAAGTGGCAACTGGTGGCTTTCCTGGTTTTCGGCGACGTCGGTCTTGCGTCGGTGATTCTTCTCGATGTCCCCACGTCGGCGCTGATCGGCACGTTCCTCTTCGCGCTGACCGGGTCGATGTGCACCTTCTTCCTCGGTCCGAGACTGCTCGTCGCGCACCTGGTGTTCGCCAATCTGGTGATCGTCTACATCGGGGCGGCCGCGTATGTGCAGGGCTTGTGGGGTCCGTGGGATGCGATCGCCGCCGTGCTGGTGGCCGCAGGGGCGACGTCGGGTGTCCCGATCTTCGCCCAGATCGCCTGGTCGTTGGTGTGCGAGGATGCGCGGCAGTCCGAGATCGATCCGCTGACCCGAATGAAGAACAGACGCGGATTGCAGAATGCCATCGAAGATCTGCGCATGGTTGCCCATCGCGAGCAGTTGGCTTTCGTTCTCGTTCTGGTCGACATCGATCGGTTCAAGAGCGTCAACGACCGCTATGGACACGACCAGGGCGACGCCGTCATCGTCCTCGTTGCCGACCGACTCCGCGACCACCTCGGGAAGGTGGGGGTGGTGGCGAGAACCGGGGGCGAGGAGTTCGTGGCCGTCCTCGTCGGCGAGGCAGAACAGTTGTGTGACCTGGTGCTCGACGTGAGCGGCACGCTGACGGACTGCTCGGATCCGATACCGGTCACGGTCAGTGCCGGCGCTGTCGTGATCGCTCCTGATTCGGAGGCATGGTCATCAGGGGTCGATGTGGTCAACGACGCGACGCGCGCGGCGGACTCTCTCATGTACCGAGCGAAAGCGGACGGTGGAAATCGGACGATGCTCGAGACGATGTAG
- a CDS encoding pirin family protein yields MIEILTPREVPLGGPRALKVRRTLPQRQRSLIGAWCFADHYGPDTSSMDVPPHPHTGLQTVSWLFSGEIEHRDSVGSHAMVRPGELNLMTAGYGISHSETSTPETEILHGMQLWVALPARSRFTAPTFEHHVPPTHTSQGLTARVFLGSLLGETSPVETFTPLLGAELVLDAGARVTLDVDSTFEHGVIVDQGTVTMDETVLAAAELGYREPGSSTLDLHNPTREPVRLLLLGGPPFGEQIVMWWNFVGRSHEDVVEYRAAYERESEQFGTVEGYPGSRLHAPPLPNSRMQPRG; encoded by the coding sequence GTGATCGAAATTCTCACCCCACGCGAGGTTCCTCTCGGCGGCCCGCGCGCCCTGAAGGTTCGGCGCACGCTCCCGCAGCGGCAGCGTTCACTGATCGGCGCGTGGTGCTTCGCGGACCACTACGGCCCCGACACCTCGTCGATGGACGTGCCACCCCATCCACACACCGGACTCCAGACCGTCAGCTGGTTGTTCTCCGGCGAGATCGAACACCGCGACAGCGTCGGATCACATGCCATGGTGCGGCCGGGTGAGCTGAATCTGATGACGGCCGGCTACGGCATCAGTCACTCCGAGACCTCCACCCCGGAGACCGAGATTCTGCACGGCATGCAGCTGTGGGTTGCCCTGCCGGCTCGATCGCGCTTCACCGCGCCCACTTTCGAGCACCACGTGCCACCGACCCACACGAGCCAGGGGCTGACCGCACGAGTGTTCCTCGGCTCGCTGCTCGGTGAGACCTCACCGGTGGAGACGTTCACCCCGCTCCTCGGAGCCGAACTCGTGCTCGACGCCGGAGCCCGCGTCACCCTCGACGTCGACTCGACGTTCGAGCACGGCGTCATCGTCGATCAGGGCACCGTGACGATGGACGAGACCGTCCTTGCAGCAGCCGAATTGGGCTACCGCGAACCGGGCAGTTCGACGCTCGATCTCCACAACCCGACCCGAGAGCCGGTGCGACTGCTGCTGCTCGGTGGACCGCCGTTCGGCGAGCAGATCGTCATGTGGTGGAACTTCGTCGGCCGCAGCCACGAGGACGTCGTCGAGTACCGGGCCGCCTACGAGCGCGAGAGCGAGCAGTTCGGCACCGTCGAGGGGTATCCGGGATCTCGACTGCACGCGCCACCTCTGCCCAACAGCCGGATGCAACCTCGCGGCTGA